The window TCATCGAGCGCGAAGCGGTGCGGGCGAACGCCGTGGACTGGCCGTCTGTCCGTGCGGGAGCCCAACAACTCGCCGCAGGCACCACCACCACCGCAGGGACGTACCCGGCCATCGAATTCGCGCTGCGCGCCTTACAGGACCAACACAGCTTCCTCAAGCGCCCGAATCAGCAGCACGGGGTGACGCCCGGGGGCTTTGGCCTCAAGTACATCCGGGGGACGGTCGCCCGCGTGTATCCCGGCAGCCCAGCCGCCCGGGCGGATTTCCAGGTCGGTGACCGCATCCTGGCCGTGAACGGCACGCCCGTTGGGGCAGGCCTCAACGAGGGGTTGCCCCGGCAGGGCGAGGCCACCGTCACCTCTCAGAGACGCGGTTCTCAGGAGATCCGGACGGCACACCTGCTCCGGGCGCCTTTCGGCCTCAACCGTCTTCCTCAGGGCCGCCTCCTGCACCCTGGCGTCGCCTGGCTGGACCTGCCCGACCACGGCGGTAATGGGACCCTTCCGGACGGGCGGCTCTACCAGGACGTGGTTCAGGGTCTGATCGCCGAACTGGGTGCGGCCGGCGCAGAGCAATGGATCGTCGATCTGCGTCTGAACGAGGGCGGGAACATGTATCCCATGCTGGCCGGCATCGGCCCCCTCGTGGGAGAAGGCCGCCTGGGCGCGTTCGTGCGGGATGACGCCTCCTGGGCGTGGGCCTATCACGCTGGGGCCGCTTCCGTCGACGGACACGTGAACTGCCGGGTCAGCGGGGAGCCACTGGCCCCGCTGGCTCCGGGGGTGCCGGTGGCGGTGCTGATCTCGCCGCTGACGGGAAGCAGCGG of the Deinococcus humi genome contains:
- a CDS encoding S41 family peptidase, translating into MNEQLPTDAFPDPHDYLVAALDVIEREAVRANAVDWPSVRAGAQQLAAGTTTTAGTYPAIEFALRALQDQHSFLKRPNQQHGVTPGGFGLKYIRGTVARVYPGSPAARADFQVGDRILAVNGTPVGAGLNEGLPRQGEATVTSQRRGSQEIRTAHLLRAPFGLNRLPQGRLLHPGVAWLDLPDHGGNGTLPDGRLYQDVVQGLIAELGAAGAEQWIVDLRLNEGGNMYPMLAGIGPLVGEGRLGAFVRDDASWAWAYHAGAASVDGHVNCRVSGEPLAPLAPGVPVAVLISPLTGSSGEIMAISFKGRAGTRFFGEPTQGLTSANSPYPLADGAELWLATSYEADRTGQLYTAEVHPDVNVVMEWENYLTKGDAVLLAALGWLGVSLHGERPDFDFQLIPGAAAL